In Acinetobacter sp. WCHAc010034, a genomic segment contains:
- the metW gene encoding methionine biosynthesis protein MetW translates to MRIDHQLAETWIKPDSKVLDLGCGDGELLAHMSKKHNIRAYGLEIDQEKIAIAVSRGLNIIQQDLNLGLSRFADQSFDYVVMAQALQAVDAPDALLRDMVRVGKQAIITFPNFAHWKTRSFLALKGMMPVSEALPYMWYNTPNIHLCTFRDFEALCAENSIRIINRLAVNGDQQGSLLSKHIPNLFGEVAIYRVSAL, encoded by the coding sequence ATGCGTATCGATCATCAGCTAGCTGAAACATGGATTAAGCCGGATTCCAAGGTGCTGGACTTAGGCTGCGGCGACGGCGAACTGCTGGCGCATATGAGCAAAAAGCACAATATCCGCGCCTACGGCTTGGAAATTGATCAGGAAAAGATTGCAATTGCGGTCAGCCGCGGGTTAAATATTATTCAGCAGGACTTGAATTTGGGTTTAAGCCGTTTCGCCGACCAGTCTTTTGACTATGTGGTGATGGCGCAAGCGCTGCAGGCGGTAGACGCGCCCGATGCCCTACTGCGCGACATGGTGCGCGTAGGCAAGCAGGCGATTATTACATTTCCGAACTTTGCGCATTGGAAGACCCGCTCTTTCCTGGCCTTAAAGGGAATGATGCCTGTTTCAGAAGCTTTGCCGTATATGTGGTATAACACTCCAAATATTCATTTATGTACTTTCCGCGACTTCGAAGCGCTGTGCGCAGAGAACAGCATCCGTATCATTAACCGGCTTGCCGTGAATGGGGATCAGCAAGGCAGTTTACTCAGTAAACATATCCCGAATCTGTTTGGTGAAGTCGCAATTTATCGAGTGAGCGCTCTATGA
- a CDS encoding tetratricopeptide repeat protein, giving the protein MKKLLLSTTLLAGLFSIQTHADYVAPAPSVASQAAQYSVMDINSLAKAAKAGQAGAQFYLGTKYQYGKDVGKDERQAFAWFKAAADQGLSAAQLNVGRMLADGIGTKKDVVLARQYFEKAASRGDNRASFNLAMMEEQKKNYVGAYQWYELSTRDGMLDNKVITLSEGKKTALAANLTQDQIRQARDRADQWIQAQ; this is encoded by the coding sequence ATGAAAAAACTATTATTAAGCACGACGCTGCTTGCCGGGCTTTTCAGCATTCAGACCCATGCAGACTATGTTGCTCCGGCGCCTTCTGTTGCAAGCCAGGCAGCGCAGTATTCCGTCATGGATATCAACAGCCTGGCCAAGGCCGCCAAAGCCGGACAGGCCGGCGCGCAATTCTACCTTGGGACAAAATACCAGTACGGCAAAGATGTCGGCAAGGACGAACGCCAGGCCTTTGCATGGTTTAAAGCCGCTGCCGATCAGGGCCTTTCCGCAGCGCAGCTGAACGTGGGCCGCATGCTGGCTGACGGCATTGGCACCAAAAAAGATGTTGTGCTGGCACGCCAGTATTTTGAGAAAGCGGCCAGCCGCGGCGACAACCGCGCCAGCTTTAACCTGGCGATGATGGAAGAGCAGAAGAAAAACTATGTCGGCGCATACCAGTGGTATGAGCTGTCAACCCGTGACGGCATGCTCGACAATAAAGTGATTACCCTGTCTGAAGGCAAGAAAACCGCTTTGGCCGCCAACCTGACGCAAGACCAGATCCGCCAGGCGCGTGACCGCGCTGACCAGTGGATTCAGGCGCAGTAA